The following is a genomic window from Staphylococcus saccharolyticus.
TATTCAATTCACTCATAATTAAATTTTTGAGTTCATCAGGTTGTTGCGTTGCGCTAGAAATAATAGAAAAACTATAACTTGGTTCTAAAACAAACTGATATCCAAATGTTTCATCTATTAAATCCTTGTTTAACAACTTTTGGTAAAAATCAGTTTCTTCTCCAAATACTAATTCATAGAAAAATGTCATTTCTAAATCTCTTTGAACAAACTTTTCTGGACTCTCTTTAAGAGGTTCATTTTTAAAACCTAACATCAATCGTGGAGACTGCAATTTCATCTTTTCTGAAACGAATTTTTGGTTGATTTCTTTAGGTTCATTAAACTGTGCACGTTCAATTTTAGATTGATCCGTTTTATTACGTTTAGCTTCATGCTCTTCAACTAAATCAACAATACTTTGAGGGTCTACATCACCAACCACAAATAAAACCATATTAGAAGGGTGATAAAACGTCTCATAACATAGATATAAGTCATCTTTAGTTATGTCATAGATACTGTCGACACTTCCAGCAATATCAACACGAATAGGGTGTTTTGAATACATAGCTCTAAGTGTATTAAATATTAATTTATAGCCAGGTTGTTCTTGATACATTTTAATTTCTTCAGCAATGATGCCTTTTTCTTTGTTAACAGTTTCTTCAGTAAAGTAAGGTGTTTCTGCCATTGAAAGTAACCTTTTAATATTACTTTCAATATGACTAGTTGCACTAAACAAATAACTTGTACGATCAAAACTTGTAAAAGCATTAGCTTGTGCATTTTCTTCAGCAAAAGCTGTAAATAAATCTTCCTCTTCTTTTTCAAAAAGTTTATGTTCTAAAAAATGTGCTACACCATCAGGTACTTTTACAAACTGTTCACTACCTATGGGTTTAAAATGATTATCGAGAGAACCAAATTGAGTTGTGTATGTAACAAATGTTTTTTGGAAACCAGGATTAGGAACTATAAACAACTTTAAACCATTATCAAGTTTATGTTCGAAAACTTTTTCTTCTATAAGTTGATATTCGTGAATTTTCATTAACTATGGTCTCCTTTCATTAAAACATAAATTGTATCTAATACAGCCTCATTAGCTAATTTAACAACATCTTCTTTAGTGACATTATTGACTAAGCAAATGAAATCTTTATCTGATTGATATTGATCTAATAGAAGTTGATTATGTAGCAACTCAATCATACTTTTTGGTTTATCAGTTGACTCATGACGATGAGAAATAATAATCTTTTTGGCTAGCTCTAATTTTTGACTATCAAAATTACCATTTTTTAGTTGTTCAAACTCTTCCAAAATAGTATCTTTTGCTAATTCATATTTATCAGCCGACGCACCACTTAAAACAAACAAAAAGCCATTTTTACCATCAATTTGAGAATGGATTGAGTACGCCAAGCTTTGTTTTTCACGAACTTCATTAAATAAGACAGATGATGGATCTCCACCAAACATCATATTTAAAACAATAAAAGCATAATAATTATCTTTACCAAAATAAGAAGGGAAGCGATATCCCAAATTTAATTTAGCTTGATCAACCTCATCATGTTCTACTATTAATTTAGGCGTAATAATAGATTTATCAATGTTATTTAAATTTTGATTATCTAATACGAATGGTCTAATTTTAAAATATTGTTGAATAAGCAGACTTACTTCTTGTTCATCGACATTTCCAACCACATAAATTGCGCAATCATCATTATGTATCATCGAATTATATGTATCATACAAGTTTTCAGCAGAAACTTGTGGTATTTTCTCTAATTGTCCTGTAGCTATATGTTTATATGGTTCATCCTTAAACATATGGTTCATCAATTGTAAAAATGAATATTGTGCTTTATTATCGTTCATCGCTTCAATTTTTTTGGTTAGCAACGACTTTTCTTGCGCCACATAAGTCTTATTGAATGCTTTGTCTTCTATTAAAGGGTTCCAAATAATTTCCTTTAACATTTCAAGACCCTTTTTAAATAATGGTGTTTGATCTTTTAAATAGCGTTCATTGACGATTTCTAATGAAATAGTTATGACATGTTTATCTTTGAATTTTGTTACAAAACTATTGACATATGCGCCATAAAGATTAGACAGTTGTCTATTTAAAGTCTTGTCACTATTCCATTTTTTAGTAGCACGTATTAAAACTTTACTTAGAATTGAACGTGATGTGATTGTTTCGTAGTTTAATGGAGCCATAAATTTTAAAGTAACCATTGTAGTTTTAAATTTATCAGTTGATAAAACGTTAATATGTATGTTGGAGCACTCTTGATTTAATTTCTCCAAAGATCTAACCTCCCATTTTAACTTTTGCTATTTAATTTTTAGTGATAGTAAATTTCACAAGACTGCTTTTAATGTAATTTAAAGAATAAAGGATAGGTTGATTTTTTTCATCATAATGTACGACCTTTAATAACATGAGTCCTTCATGTGGTGAAGCACTTAATACTTCAGAAATATGAGGTTCATAACTAATAGCTTCTAAATCCATTTCAGCATGAGTAACTTCGTGTCCCGTTGATTTTTTTATAGCTTCTAACATTGAGCCATTACTTTGTTGATAATCACTACAAGTTAAATATTGCTTGGCTATTTTATCTAAGCAAAAAACAACTGGCTTATGATTAGCTGTTCGAAGTCTTTCAATAATCGTTATAGGTTGCTTATCCTCGATATCTAAGTGTTCAACATCTAAAATTGTTGCAGGCTGTTCATCAAAATTCAAATATTCTATACCTGCTTTATACCCTGCTTCTTCAATAATAGTACTGATACTTATAATTTTATCTAAAGGATAATAGAAAGGGGGCTTTGTTTTAACACTTGTCCCCTCTTCAAAATTATCAGTAACAATTTGCTCCGTAATCAATTCATCAATACCGTCATAGACATCGTCAGTTTTGACATTCAATGCACGTGCGATTGATAAATTACTCGGTAATTTACTGCCATTTTCCAATTCCCCATTCCTAATTAACTTAAGAATGTATTGTTTAACTCTATAAATCGCATTCATTTCCGACATTTTTACACCTCATCATTATCTAAATCAACTAGAATTTGTCTAGGTTTATTTGCTTTTTGAGGACCTATCACTTGATTTCGTTCCAAGTCGTCCATTAATCTTGAAGCTCGATTATATCCAATTCTAAATTGTCTTTGTAATAAAGATGTACTAGCTTTTTGCTTTTCTATAACAAATAAATAGGCTTCATCATATAAGGAATCTTCACTTTTCATTTCTGATTTATCTACGGGTGCGTCTGGTTCCATTTCTTTTACATAGTTGGCTTTTTGTTGATCTACAACGTAATTAACAACGTCTTGTACTTCTTGATCACTTAAAAAGGCGCCTTGAATACGTGTTTGAGTTGATTCTCCATTTCCAACGTACAACATATCACCTTTTCCAAGTAACTTCTCAGCACCGCCAGAACCAATAATTGTTCTTGAGTCTGTTTGTGAACTTACAGCAAAAGCAATTCTTGATGGAATATTATTTTTAATAATCCCAGTTATGACATCTACTGAAGGTCTTTGGGTAGCAATAATGAGATGAATACCTGCCGCCCTGGCCATTTGTGTAATTCGTTGAATTGCATTTTCCACCTCTTTACCAGCAACCATCATTAAGTCTGCCAATTCATCTACTATAACTACAATATACGGCAATTCAGATTGTTTTTCTTCAAGTTCTTCATTTTGATTACGAATATACTGATTATAACCTTCAATGTTAC
Proteins encoded in this region:
- the yfmF gene encoding EF-P 5-aminopentanol modification-associated protein YfmF, giving the protein MEKLNQECSNIHINVLSTDKFKTTMVTLKFMAPLNYETITSRSILSKVLIRATKKWNSDKTLNRQLSNLYGAYVNSFVTKFKDKHVITISLEIVNERYLKDQTPLFKKGLEMLKEIIWNPLIEDKAFNKTYVAQEKSLLTKKIEAMNDNKAQYSFLQLMNHMFKDEPYKHIATGQLEKIPQVSAENLYDTYNSMIHNDDCAIYVVGNVDEQEVSLLIQQYFKIRPFVLDNQNLNNIDKSIITPKLIVEHDEVDQAKLNLGYRFPSYFGKDNYYAFIVLNMMFGGDPSSVLFNEVREKQSLAYSIHSQIDGKNGFLFVLSGASADKYELAKDTILEEFEQLKNGNFDSQKLELAKKIIISHRHESTDKPKSMIELLHNQLLLDQYQSDKDFICLVNNVTKEDVVKLANEAVLDTIYVLMKGDHS
- the yfmH gene encoding EF-P 5-aminopentanol modification-associated protein YfmH, which encodes MKIHEYQLIEEKVFEHKLDNGLKLFIVPNPGFQKTFVTYTTQFGSLDNHFKPIGSEQFVKVPDGVAHFLEHKLFEKEEEDLFTAFAEENAQANAFTSFDRTSYLFSATSHIESNIKRLLSMAETPYFTEETVNKEKGIIAEEIKMYQEQPGYKLIFNTLRAMYSKHPIRVDIAGSVDSIYDITKDDLYLCYETFYHPSNMVLFVVGDVDPQSIVDLVEEHEAKRNKTDQSKIERAQFNEPKEINQKFVSEKMKLQSPRLMLGFKNEPLKESPEKFVQRDLEMTFFYELVFGEETDFYQKLLNKDLIDETFGYQFVLEPSYSFSIISSATQQPDELKNLIMSELNKYRGQITDQEAFDLLKKQFIGEFISSLNSPEYIANQYAKLYFEGVSVFDMLDIVENITLESVNETSRRFLDFDQLVDSRLELKGE
- a CDS encoding GntR family transcriptional regulator, which produces MSEMNAIYRVKQYILKLIRNGELENGSKLPSNLSIARALNVKTDDVYDGIDELITEQIVTDNFEEGTSVKTKPPFYYPLDKIISISTIIEEAGYKAGIEYLNFDEQPATILDVEHLDIEDKQPITIIERLRTANHKPVVFCLDKIAKQYLTCSDYQQSNGSMLEAIKKSTGHEVTHAEMDLEAISYEPHISEVLSASPHEGLMLLKVVHYDEKNQPILYSLNYIKSSLVKFTITKN